From Leptospira saintgironsiae:
CAACAAATTTGCTCCGATCAAACTTAGCCAAAGCATCAGAAGGAATATATCCTTCCGCTGAATTACATACTTCATGTTCCTTCTTTAGCGTGCAAAAACCGCTATCAACCTTAACCCAGCCATTAGCTTCAGCGATCTTACTTTTAATAAGTAGTGTCGGATAAAGATTAAAAATCAACTTTGAGTCAGAAGAAGGTTCTTCTCTCAACTGAGATGGTTTGATAACCACTAGCTCTTCCTTCCCTTCATCATCTGCGAAATAAACTGATAATGGTAATATCAATAAAAGAAAGAGTAATAGTTTAGCTGTTTTCATATTTTCCTTGTTTATGTATAAATTTCAGAATATGGCGCATAACGACCAAGGTGTTCCGACGTTTGCGATGGCGCGAGTTTGCTAATGCAAACGTAGTGACAGAAGCAAATGTGCCGAAGGCCAAGCAAGGGTTGCGTAGCAATCCCGCAGCGATGCGGAAGCACCGATAGTTAGCCGACGTCGAGCACCTACTTACGAGGATTTGAACTATCTTTTAACCAAGTTGATAAATTGATTTCATCTATGCTTCCATCTGCAACTCGAAGCATAATCGATACGACTTCTTCTTCTGGCACTTCTATACTATATCCATTTAATCCGAGAAATACATACGTAACCATGTAAGCTACGCGTTTATTCCCATCAATGAATGGATGATTCTTGGCTATTCCTATGCATAATGAAGCAGCTAAATCAAAAATACTAGAAGATGAATCATATACCCATTTATTCTTTGGGCGATCAAGAGCCGATTCCAGAAGCCCTTGGTCTCGGATCCCCTGAGATCCACCATGCTGTTTAACTTGATCTAAATGAATTGCTTCGACGATTTTCTTATTTAACCATTTAGGCTCTTGCTTCATTTAGCCAATTCTCTTAAAGCATTACGGTATTTTTTAGAGCCTTCTTGGTAAATGTCCATAGCCTCTTCAAAATCAGGATCGTATGGAGACAAAAGAATGCCTGCTTCAGTTTCCAAAAGAAAGACAGTATCCCCTTCATGAAAATTATACTTTTCCAGAAGTACTTTAGGAATTGTAGCCCCAGCGGAATTCCCTATTGCCCGAATTGTTGTTTTTTTTACTGATGAAGCATCCATGTTATAACAATAGTAATAACTGGGTTAATTGCAAGTATTTTATCTTTTAAAAGACCTAAAATACAACTGAAATAACAGATTTTTGAAAAAGAACAAATGTTGTGCTCGATGTTCGGCTAACGACCAAGGTGTT
This genomic window contains:
- a CDS encoding type II toxin-antitoxin system death-on-curing family toxin gives rise to the protein MKQEPKWLNKKIVEAIHLDQVKQHGGSQGIRDQGLLESALDRPKNKWVYDSSSSIFDLAASLCIGIAKNHPFIDGNKRVAYMVTYVFLGLNGYSIEVPEEEVVSIMLRVADGSIDEINLSTWLKDSSNPRK
- a CDS encoding AbrB/MazE/SpoVT family DNA-binding domain-containing protein produces the protein MDASSVKKTTIRAIGNSAGATIPKVLLEKYNFHEGDTVFLLETEAGILLSPYDPDFEEAMDIYQEGSKKYRNALRELAK